Proteins from a single region of Bacteroidia bacterium:
- a CDS encoding TonB-dependent receptor: protein MNKIKYVLIICLIVQAGLCFAQTGNLKGTVKDSSGKAIVYANIVIQNTNFVTQSNEEGNYQIVKIPVGTYSVLLSITGSKAISKKVNIKENQLSELDFSVSEKINFLNEVVINGVQSITGMGHLAEVHDGVIYSGKKNEVLILDSLNANTAQNNPRQILGRVPGSNYSETEGGGFPSNGIGFRGLNPTQSIETNTRQNGYNITGDIYGYPESYYLPPLEAIERIEITRGASALEFGPQFGGVVNYIVKSAPTDKPFQFTTEETGGSYGLMNSFNSIGGTYKKISYYAFVEGEYSSGWRPNSDFEQVTGFGRLEYKANNKFKIGLEYSFLRNQLHMPGGLDDAEFNQNPDQSFRTRNWLTTPWNIVALTADYSINDHTTLFLKSVQNFSSRSIVWRNEDGGPASMDTINPATLTYQPREVLHEYFRNSTTELRLVNKYNIGKVHSVMDAGIRFFYGSMNREEGGKGNTASNFDFADSASFYPKKINFSSTNIAPYIENTFHFGNRLSITPGARLEYLQSKASGYVTNNQDSIININENKVRYLFLSGLGIQFKTSFTTNIYANLSQAYTPIEYSFLYPLGLDTNAKINPNLKDISGYNADLGWRGSIKNFFSFDVSGFYMAYNNAIAFEDLKDANGNMYSYETNVADAVHLGVESYVELNLVKLFAPESKIGSFSFFNSFAYDNATYINGLYKGNQCEYAPPTIERIGWTYALKSFSTTFLISNTAKQFTDANNTVYSPTALFGIIPEFTVMDWSNTIKIKNYNIKFGINNLANEKYFTIRTVEYPGPGIIPSMGRSVYVGFGATF from the coding sequence ATGAATAAAATAAAATACGTCCTCATTATTTGTTTGATTGTGCAAGCTGGACTTTGTTTTGCGCAGACTGGAAATTTAAAAGGCACTGTAAAAGATAGTAGTGGTAAAGCTATTGTTTACGCGAATATAGTGATACAGAATACAAATTTTGTTACACAAAGTAATGAAGAAGGAAACTATCAGATAGTAAAAATTCCTGTTGGAACATATAGCGTTTTACTTAGTATCACAGGATCTAAAGCTATTTCAAAAAAAGTCAATATAAAAGAAAATCAATTATCTGAACTTGATTTTAGTGTATCTGAAAAAATTAATTTTTTGAATGAGGTCGTTATCAATGGTGTACAATCCATCACAGGAATGGGACATCTGGCGGAAGTACACGACGGTGTTATTTATTCCGGTAAAAAAAACGAAGTGTTGATATTGGACAGTTTGAATGCAAATACGGCGCAAAATAATCCACGACAAATATTGGGTAGAGTTCCAGGATCCAATTATTCTGAAACAGAAGGAGGCGGATTTCCTTCCAATGGCATTGGTTTTAGAGGTTTAAATCCTACTCAATCCATCGAAACAAATACGCGTCAAAATGGTTATAATATAACCGGCGATATTTATGGATATCCGGAATCCTATTATTTACCGCCGCTGGAAGCCATTGAACGCATTGAAATTACACGAGGAGCATCTGCGCTGGAATTCGGTCCGCAGTTTGGTGGTGTAGTAAATTACATTGTTAAAAGCGCTCCTACAGATAAACCCTTTCAGTTTACAACGGAAGAGACAGGTGGTAGTTATGGATTGATGAATTCTTTTAATTCCATTGGAGGGACATATAAAAAAATCAGTTATTATGCTTTTGTAGAAGGGGAATATTCATCAGGCTGGAGACCAAATTCCGATTTTGAACAAGTTACAGGATTTGGAAGATTGGAATACAAGGCAAATAATAAATTTAAAATCGGATTAGAATATTCTTTTTTGCGAAATCAATTACACATGCCCGGCGGATTGGACGATGCTGAGTTTAATCAAAACCCTGATCAATCGTTTCGTACCCGTAATTGGCTTACTACGCCTTGGAATATTGTCGCGCTTACGGCGGATTATAGTATCAATGACCACACAACATTATTTTTAAAATCAGTACAAAATTTCAGCTCGAGAAGTATTGTATGGAGAAATGAAGATGGTGGACCAGCGTCAATGGATACCATCAATCCAGCTACTTTAACCTATCAGCCGCGTGAAGTTTTGCACGAGTATTTTAGAAATTCGACTACTGAATTACGATTGGTAAATAAGTATAACATCGGAAAAGTACATTCTGTTATGGATGCCGGAATACGATTTTTTTATGGTTCTATGAATCGTGAAGAAGGAGGAAAAGGAAATACCGCCTCTAATTTCGATTTTGCGGATTCTGCTTCATTTTATCCTAAAAAAATTAATTTTTCATCCACTAATATTGCGCCTTATATTGAAAACACATTTCATTTTGGTAACCGTTTGTCTATAACGCCAGGTGCCCGATTGGAATACTTGCAATCTAAAGCTTCTGGATACGTTACAAACAATCAAGATTCGATAATCAACATCAATGAAAATAAAGTGAGGTATTTATTTTTAAGCGGACTGGGAATCCAATTCAAAACCTCTTTTACTACTAATATCTATGCTAATCTTTCTCAGGCTTATACGCCGATAGAATATTCTTTTCTATATCCACTTGGATTGGATACAAACGCAAAAATAAATCCAAATCTAAAAGACATCAGTGGTTATAATGCAGATTTAGGTTGGAGAGGAAGCATTAAAAATTTCTTCAGTTTTGATGTGAGCGGTTTTTATATGGCGTACAATAATGCCATTGCTTTTGAAGATTTAAAAGATGCCAACGGAAATATGTATTCCTACGAAACCAATGTGGCGGACGCAGTACACTTGGGAGTAGAAAGTTACGTAGAATTAAATCTTGTAAAATTATTTGCGCCCGAATCAAAAATTGGAAGTTTTAGTTTTTTCAACTCCTTTGCCTACGACAATGCAACGTATATAAATGGTTTGTATAAAGGAAATCAGTGTGAGTATGCACCTCCAACAATTGAACGGATCGGATGGACGTATGCGCTAAAAAGTTTTTCTACTACTTTTTTAATCAGCAATACGGCAAAACAATTTACAGATGCAAACAATACTGTATATAGTCCAACTGCTTTGTTTGGAATTATTCCTGAGTTTACGGTGATGGATTGGTCAAATACTATTAAGATTAAAAATTACAATATTAAATTTGGAATTAATAATCTCGCCAACGAAAAATATTTTACTATACGTACTGTCGAATATCCGGGTCCTGGAATTATTCCATCCATGGGAAGAAGCGTTTACGTGGGATTTGGAGCAACTTTCTGA
- a CDS encoding N-acetylglucosamine kinase, which produces MILIADSGSTKTEWRFIDEEQKISQYNTIGFNPYFISPEKIIAELKKNFLPQLKSEIISASLKIFFYGSGCSSNAKCEEVKSALQFTFPNAAIEVHHDLLAAARGACGHEEGIAAILGTGSNSCYYNGSEIIENRTALGYILGDEGSGSHIGKTFIQAYLNKELPKELEKIFFERTQLTKEKIFDSVYSQPMPNKFLASFAKFVYQNSQHPYCVKLIADCFETFFDKHICKYPQHKTVKMSCVGSVGFYNSNILRAIAQKKEVNIARILETPIAGLTLYHLEK; this is translated from the coding sequence ATGATTTTAATTGCAGACAGCGGCTCTACCAAAACGGAATGGCGCTTCATTGATGAGGAACAGAAAATCAGTCAATACAATACGATTGGCTTTAATCCCTATTTTATTTCACCTGAAAAAATAATTGCGGAGTTGAAAAAAAATTTCTTACCACAGTTGAAATCAGAAATAATTTCGGCGTCGCTAAAAATATTTTTTTACGGATCAGGTTGTTCGAGTAATGCGAAATGCGAAGAAGTGAAATCGGCATTGCAATTTACTTTTCCGAATGCAGCAATTGAAGTACATCACGATTTATTAGCGGCAGCTCGCGGCGCTTGCGGACACGAAGAAGGCATTGCAGCTATTCTCGGAACAGGTTCTAATTCGTGTTATTATAATGGTTCTGAAATTATTGAAAACAGAACGGCTTTGGGATATATTTTGGGCGACGAAGGCAGCGGTTCGCACATCGGGAAAACGTTTATTCAAGCGTATTTGAACAAAGAATTACCGAAAGAGCTCGAAAAAATATTTTTTGAACGCACTCAATTGACCAAAGAAAAAATTTTCGATTCCGTTTATTCGCAGCCCATGCCGAATAAATTTTTGGCTTCGTTCGCGAAATTTGTTTATCAAAATAGCCAACATCCTTATTGCGTAAAGCTCATCGCGGATTGCTTTGAAACATTTTTCGACAAACATATTTGTAAATATCCCCAACATAAAACTGTAAAAATGAGTTGTGTTGGCTCGGTTGGATTTTACAACAGCAATATTTTACGCGCTATTGCACAGAAAAAAGAGGTGAACATTGCTCGAATTTTAGAAACTCCGATTGCCGGATTAACCTTGTATCACCTCGAAAAATAA
- a CDS encoding 2OG-Fe(II) oxygenase: MENNFDNLADSLADKAWAISKNFLSNEILDELLDDQKNNFSEGHFKQASIGKGSDKKIISEIRNDFIFWMDEFQLSAPQKKYWDQMEELRKHLNRALFIGVNKLEAHHAIYPKNSFYKKHLDCFSNDDARVISCVLYLNKDWKPSDGGYLRMYESEEKYTDIAPEYGTFVCFISNKIPHEVLISNENRHSITAWFKR; the protein is encoded by the coding sequence ATGGAAAATAATTTTGACAATCTCGCGGATTCTTTGGCAGATAAAGCTTGGGCGATCAGTAAAAATTTTTTATCCAATGAAATTTTAGATGAATTATTGGACGATCAAAAAAATAATTTTTCAGAAGGACATTTTAAGCAAGCTTCGATTGGCAAAGGTTCTGACAAAAAAATAATTTCTGAAATACGAAATGATTTTATTTTTTGGATGGATGAATTTCAACTTTCTGCTCCTCAAAAAAAATATTGGGATCAAATGGAAGAACTTCGAAAACATTTGAACAGAGCGCTTTTTATCGGTGTAAATAAATTGGAAGCGCATCATGCTATTTATCCTAAGAATAGTTTTTATAAAAAACATTTAGATTGTTTTTCGAACGATGACGCACGTGTTATTTCTTGTGTTTTGTATTTGAATAAAGATTGGAAACCGAGTGATGGCGGCTATTTAAGAATGTATGAATCCGAAGAAAAATACACGGACATCGCGCCAGAATATGGTACGTTTGTTTGTTTCATCAGTAATAAAATTCCGCACGAAGTATTGATTTCCAACGAAAATAGGCACAGTATAACGGCTTGGTTTAAGAGATAA
- a CDS encoding lysophospholipid acyltransferase family protein — protein sequence MIIFKKDAFGHYIFLKRILIFFIGIITFPRYNWLNKTKISGTEHLEGLEDKNVLFVSNHQTYFADVIAMLHVFSSLKWKFKNKISNPVFLLRPRTNSYFIAAEETMKAGLLPKIFAYAGSVSIKRTWREAGTDINRQVKMQDISNIGLALEDGWVITFPQGTTTPFVPARRGTAHIVKKFQPVVVPVVIDGFRRAFDKKGLKLKKKGVELSIRFKEPMKMDYTADSDQIIQQIMVAIEQSEEFRFNSKK from the coding sequence ATGATAATTTTCAAGAAAGATGCGTTCGGACATTACATATTCCTAAAACGAATATTGATTTTTTTTATAGGAATCATAACTTTTCCAAGATATAATTGGCTGAATAAAACCAAGATTTCTGGGACAGAACACCTCGAAGGTTTGGAGGATAAAAATGTATTGTTTGTGTCCAATCATCAAACGTATTTTGCAGATGTAATTGCGATGCTGCATGTGTTTTCCAGCTTAAAATGGAAGTTTAAAAATAAAATTAGCAATCCTGTTTTTTTACTTCGCCCACGCACCAATTCGTATTTTATTGCTGCGGAAGAAACGATGAAAGCAGGATTGTTACCGAAGATTTTTGCGTACGCAGGTTCAGTTTCAATTAAACGAACTTGGCGCGAAGCAGGCACGGATATTAATCGCCAAGTTAAAATGCAAGATATTTCCAACATCGGCTTAGCATTGGAAGATGGCTGGGTAATTACCTTTCCGCAAGGTACCACAACGCCTTTTGTTCCTGCAAGACGCGGTACCGCACACATTGTGAAAAAATTTCAACCCGTTGTTGTTCCTGTTGTTATTGATGGATTTAGAAGAGCGTTCGATAAAAAAGGATTGAAACTGAAAAAGAAAGGCGTGGAATTGAGCATTCGCTTTAAGGAGCCGATGAAGATGGATTATACGGCGGATTCCGATCAAATTATTCAGCAAATTATGGTTGCCATTGAGCAGAGCGAAGAATTTAGATTTAATTCAAAAAAATAA
- a CDS encoding DNA-3-methyladenine glycosylase I, giving the protein MIEKNRCDWCKKEKIYMDYHDTEWGIPVYDDNKLFEFLILEGAQAGLSWITILRRRENYRKAFANFDVKKVAKFDEQKIIFLMQDEGIIRNQLKIRSAVSNAKLFINIQKEFGSFSNYMWGFLPNKKPIINKPKTLKDVPPRSEISDEISKDMKNRGFKFFGTTICYAHMQATGMVNDHLVSCWKYKPSKK; this is encoded by the coding sequence ATGATCGAAAAAAATCGTTGCGACTGGTGTAAAAAAGAAAAAATCTACATGGATTATCACGACACAGAATGGGGAATTCCTGTTTACGATGATAATAAACTATTTGAATTTTTAATTTTAGAAGGTGCGCAAGCCGGCTTAAGTTGGATTACTATTTTGCGTCGCCGCGAAAATTATCGCAAAGCATTTGCAAATTTTGATGTAAAAAAAGTAGCCAAATTTGACGAACAAAAAATTATATTTTTGATGCAAGATGAAGGCATTATTCGCAATCAACTAAAAATACGCAGCGCCGTTTCCAACGCAAAATTATTCATCAACATTCAAAAAGAATTTGGCAGTTTCAGTAATTATATGTGGGGATTTTTGCCCAATAAAAAACCAATTATCAATAAACCAAAAACGCTAAAAGACGTTCCGCCACGCTCAGAAATATCCGACGAAATCAGTAAGGATATGAAGAATAGAGGTTTTAAATTTTTCGGAACTACGATTTGTTATGCGCACATGCAAGCTACCGGAATGGTGAACGATCACCTTGTTTCTTGCTGGAAATACAAGCCTTCTAAAAAATAA